The following proteins come from a genomic window of Terribacillus aidingensis:
- a CDS encoding DUF3267 domain-containing protein: MNCWRSVDAQKDLGTNRIFLISTMIGILTFIILYPMLTLIHPKMKLEETGLLLSIISLYMLPLIHGITHLIPFWITGKRCEYKLQWSRQFIPTLHFKVRTKTSRIIPFLSLIMPTILITLPLLIGAILMDTMPIYYILLVSVNAGMTFSDGFYLCNLLQAPRKCVIAGTDKSYDILVK; encoded by the coding sequence ATGAATTGCTGGAGAAGTGTCGATGCACAGAAAGATCTCGGTACCAATCGGATATTCCTTATTTCCACAATGATAGGTATATTGACATTCATCATTCTTTATCCGATGCTGACGCTCATCCACCCAAAAATGAAATTAGAAGAAACTGGTCTATTACTATCAATAATTTCTCTATATATGCTTCCGCTCATCCACGGTATCACACATTTGATTCCTTTTTGGATAACAGGGAAGCGCTGTGAATATAAACTGCAATGGAGCAGACAATTCATTCCGACCCTGCATTTCAAGGTTAGAACCAAGACAAGCCGGATTATTCCGTTTCTTTCCTTAATTATGCCGACTATACTAATTACCCTGCCTTTGCTGATTGGAGCGATTCTCATGGATACGATGCCTATCTATTATATCCTTCTTGTCAGTGTGAATGCAGGCATGACCTTCTCAGATGGCTTCTACCTTTGCAATTTATTGCAGGCCCCGCGCAAGTGTGTCATTGCCGGGACGGATAAAAGCTATGATATTTTGGTCAAATGA
- a CDS encoding DUF1878 family protein: MEEEKKSTLSFHLHLIAETGVLDKYPFRKLLIERNINEEEYAAVLKMLQRLNSLYKEQKEEGLLDYTSLLLEFVGMLPEKLYYWDVLLALREEKQDDTYKGLVDELILLDMKNRY; this comes from the coding sequence ATGGAGGAAGAAAAAAAGAGTACGCTGTCTTTTCATCTGCATTTAATTGCAGAGACTGGAGTGTTGGATAAATACCCTTTCCGTAAGCTCCTCATAGAACGGAATATAAATGAGGAGGAGTATGCTGCTGTCCTAAAAATGCTCCAGCGGCTTAATAGCTTATATAAGGAGCAAAAGGAAGAGGGCTTGCTTGATTACACGTCGTTGCTTCTGGAATTCGTCGGGATGCTGCCAGAGAAGCTGTATTATTGGGATGTACTGCTGGCACTTCGTGAAGAAAAACAGGACGATACATATAAGGGTCTGGTTGATGAACTGATTTTACTGGATATGAAAAACCGCTATTAG
- a CDS encoding glycine betaine/L-proline ABC transporter ATP-binding protein, which translates to MPIIKVENLSKVFGKNTKAALQLAEAGKSKEEILKETGSTVGVNRASFEVEAGEIFVIMGLSGSGKSTLVRLINRLIEPTTGNIYIDGENLAKMDKKELRRVRREKLSMVFQRFGLFPNRTILQNTEYGLEVQGISKQERTKKAKESLELVGLGSYLNQYPDQLSGGMQQRVGLARALANDPEVMLMDEAFSALDPLIRKDMQDELLDLQETMKKTILFITHDLDEALRIGDRIALMKDGHIVQIGTPEEILINPANKFVEKFVEDVDRAKVLTAHQIMKRPETVNIDKHGPRVALERMREAGLSSIFVVDSKRMLHGIITADAANEARKNEVKNLSEIIQRDVPTVEKDTSLHDLFAVIHDSPIPLAVTENGKLLGIIVRGAVIGALAGEGEVNGHA; encoded by the coding sequence GTGCCGATTATTAAAGTAGAAAATCTCTCTAAGGTGTTTGGGAAAAACACGAAGGCTGCTCTGCAATTAGCAGAAGCGGGTAAGTCAAAAGAAGAGATTCTAAAAGAAACAGGGAGCACAGTTGGTGTAAATCGTGCTTCATTTGAAGTAGAAGCCGGTGAAATTTTTGTTATCATGGGTCTGTCAGGAAGTGGTAAATCCACTTTGGTAAGACTGATTAATCGTCTGATAGAGCCAACGACAGGTAACATTTATATTGATGGAGAAAATCTGGCAAAGATGGACAAAAAGGAACTTCGTCGTGTGCGCCGGGAAAAGCTGAGCATGGTATTCCAGCGATTCGGGTTATTCCCAAACCGCACGATCTTGCAGAATACAGAATACGGATTGGAAGTTCAAGGAATCAGTAAACAAGAAAGAACAAAAAAAGCGAAAGAATCCTTGGAGCTTGTTGGGTTGGGAAGCTATCTTAACCAATATCCTGACCAATTATCCGGCGGGATGCAGCAGCGTGTAGGTTTGGCACGTGCACTGGCAAATGATCCAGAAGTGATGCTGATGGATGAAGCTTTCTCTGCTCTGGATCCGCTTATCCGGAAAGATATGCAGGATGAACTATTGGATTTGCAGGAAACAATGAAGAAGACGATTCTGTTCATCACGCATGATTTAGATGAAGCACTCCGCATCGGTGATCGCATCGCCTTGATGAAAGACGGTCATATCGTCCAGATTGGCACGCCTGAGGAAATACTTATAAATCCGGCCAATAAATTTGTTGAAAAGTTTGTTGAAGACGTCGATCGGGCAAAAGTACTTACTGCTCACCAAATCATGAAACGACCAGAAACTGTAAATATAGACAAGCACGGCCCTCGTGTTGCACTTGAGCGTATGCGGGAAGCTGGTCTATCCAGTATCTTTGTTGTGGATAGTAAACGCATGCTGCATGGAATCATTACTGCTGATGCGGCGAATGAAGCCAGAAAGAATGAAGTTAAAAACCTATCAGAAATCATTCAGCGTGATGTGCCGACAGTGGAAAAGGATACTTCATTGCATGATTTGTTTGCAGTCATCCATGATTCTCCTATTCCGTTAGCAGTAACGGAGAACGGAAAGTTATTGGGAATTATCGTCAGAGGTGCGGTTATCGGTGCGCTTGCTGGTGAGGGTGAGGTGAATGGCCATGCTTAA
- a CDS encoding proline/glycine betaine ABC transporter permease → MLNFMENLNTIPVGDWMTTFVDWMTNTFAFLFDPIKEGLGSFMGLITDGLSAIPPVIFILLVAVLAFFMTGKKFGLAIFSVIGLLFIWNQDLWNQLIETFTLVLTASILCIIIGIPIGILMAKSKVAETIITPILDFMQTMPAFVYLIPAVAFFSIGVVPGIFASLVFATPPTVRFTNLGIRQVSDELVEAADAFGSTGPQKLFKVELPMAKYTIMAGVNQTVMLALSMVVIASMIGAPGLGREVLASLQRAQVGPGFVAGLCIFVLAIIIDRFTQNIYKNKSK, encoded by the coding sequence ATGCTTAATTTCATGGAAAATTTAAACACAATACCGGTTGGAGATTGGATGACTACTTTCGTCGACTGGATGACTAATACATTTGCTTTCTTGTTCGATCCGATCAAGGAAGGTTTGGGAAGCTTTATGGGCCTCATTACTGATGGCTTGTCTGCCATTCCTCCAGTCATTTTCATACTGTTAGTTGCTGTATTGGCCTTTTTCATGACTGGGAAAAAATTCGGTTTAGCGATATTCAGCGTTATCGGTTTATTATTTATCTGGAACCAAGATCTTTGGAATCAGCTGATTGAAACGTTCACACTTGTGCTGACCGCCAGTATCCTTTGTATCATCATTGGTATTCCGATTGGTATCCTGATGGCAAAAAGTAAAGTTGCAGAAACAATCATCACACCTATTTTGGACTTTATGCAAACAATGCCTGCTTTCGTTTACTTGATTCCAGCTGTTGCTTTCTTCAGCATTGGGGTTGTTCCGGGTATTTTTGCTTCCCTTGTCTTTGCGACACCGCCAACAGTCCGTTTTACGAATCTTGGTATTCGCCAGGTATCCGATGAGCTAGTCGAAGCAGCGGATGCTTTCGGATCGACTGGACCGCAGAAGTTATTCAAAGTAGAGCTGCCAATGGCAAAATACACTATCATGGCAGGTGTCAATCAAACGGTTATGCTTGCTCTATCCATGGTCGTTATCGCATCCATGATCGGTGCACCTGGTCTTGGTCGCGAAGTATTGGCATCGTTGCAGCGTGCGCAGGTTGGTCCTGGTTTCGTAGCTGGACTTTGTATTTTTGTGCTGGCCATCATCATTGACCGTTTTACACAAAATATTTATAAGAATAAATCTAAATAA
- a CDS encoding glycine betaine ABC transporter substrate-binding protein encodes MKKWKTLGVAAGLAMTLVAAGCGSESSSSDSISEQVDYTVTGIEAGAGVMKATEKAFDDYQLDGWEIMPSSSGVMTIALDDAIEDKKPIIITGWTPHWMFAKYDLKYLEDPKGSYGGAEALHTLTRQGFADDVPGANKVLDQFNWGVEDMEEVMLEINKGAEPAEAARKWVDAHADKVADWTKEAEEGNRQEVSLVYVEWDSEVASTNVLKVVLDDLGYKTEITPLDNAIMWQAVAQGEADATASAWLPTTHGDLYEQYKDQVVDLGASLEGARTGLVVPSYVDADSIEDLEPVN; translated from the coding sequence ATGAAGAAGTGGAAAACACTAGGTGTGGCTGCTGGTCTGGCAATGACACTGGTAGCAGCAGGCTGCGGCAGTGAGAGCTCCAGCTCAGACAGCATCAGCGAGCAAGTGGATTACACGGTAACAGGCATCGAAGCGGGTGCCGGCGTCATGAAAGCAACGGAGAAGGCGTTTGATGACTATCAGCTTGATGGCTGGGAGATCATGCCATCTTCAAGTGGTGTCATGACAATTGCGCTGGATGATGCGATCGAGGACAAAAAGCCTATTATTATCACAGGCTGGACTCCACACTGGATGTTCGCAAAATATGATCTGAAGTATCTCGAAGATCCGAAAGGCTCCTATGGCGGAGCAGAAGCCCTTCATACACTCACACGCCAAGGTTTTGCAGATGATGTACCTGGTGCCAATAAGGTCCTCGATCAGTTTAACTGGGGTGTAGAGGATATGGAAGAAGTGATGCTCGAGATTAATAAAGGAGCAGAACCGGCAGAAGCAGCTCGGAAATGGGTAGATGCGCATGCTGATAAGGTGGCTGATTGGACAAAAGAGGCTGAGGAAGGTAATAGACAGGAAGTAAGTCTTGTTTATGTAGAATGGGATTCCGAGGTGGCATCTACAAATGTCTTGAAAGTCGTCTTGGATGATTTAGGCTATAAAACAGAGATTACACCGCTTGATAATGCCATCATGTGGCAGGCAGTCGCGCAGGGCGAAGCAGATGCAACAGCATCAGCATGGCTGCCTACGACACATGGTGATCTTTATGAGCAATATAAGGACCAAGTTGTCGATCTAGGTGCCAGCCTCGAAGGTGCAAGAACAGGTTTGGTCGTTCCTAGTTATGTAGATGCAGATTCTATCGAAGATTTGGAGCCTGTAAATTAA
- a CDS encoding transcriptional regulator, which produces MNEKISSYETLIMELTRTGEMFHLSATEARLLAVLYIENRSLTLDQMAKLIGKSKTAVNIAIRNLSHLELVDRVWVKGSRKDFYTNVEPLYKKLMTLQVKQWHTQTNRQFEAMEQLKRTLPENDPYWKHMQEKLSSSLQFHQEAAAILEKITATSSS; this is translated from the coding sequence GTGAATGAAAAGATTTCTTCATACGAGACACTTATAATGGAATTGACGAGGACGGGGGAAATGTTTCATTTGTCCGCAACCGAAGCTCGGCTGCTCGCAGTGTTATATATTGAGAACCGTTCACTTACCTTGGATCAAATGGCAAAGTTAATCGGAAAAAGTAAAACAGCTGTAAATATAGCTATCCGTAATCTATCTCACTTGGAACTCGTTGATCGTGTATGGGTTAAAGGCTCAAGGAAGGATTTCTATACGAATGTCGAACCCTTATATAAAAAGCTGATGACACTCCAAGTCAAACAATGGCATACGCAGACAAACCGTCAGTTCGAGGCTATGGAGCAATTAAAAAGGACCCTTCCAGAAAATGATCCGTATTGGAAGCATATGCAGGAGAAACTATCCAGCAGTCTTCAATTCCATCAAGAAGCTGCTGCTATACTCGAAAAAATAACCGCTACCAGCTCGAGCTGA
- a CDS encoding glycine betaine/L-proline ABC transporter ATP-binding protein, translating to MPIIKVENLSKVFGKNTKAALQLAEAGKTKEEILKETGSTVGVNRASFEVEAGEIFVIMGLSGSGKSTLVRLINRLIEPTTGDVYIDGENLAKMDKKELRRVRRQKLSMVFQRFGLFPNRTILQNAEYGLEVQGMSKQERSEKAKTSLELVGLGSYLDQYPGQLSGGMQQRVGLARALANDPEVMLMDEAFSALDPLIRKDMQDELLDLQETMKKTILFITHDLDEALRIGDRIALMKDGNIVQIGTPEEILMNPANSYVEKFVEDVDRAKVLTAQQIMKRPETVNIEKHGPRVALERMREAGLSSILVVDSKRVLQGIITADAANEARKNDVKNLSEIIQRDVPTVEKDTPLHDLFAVIHDSPVPLAVTEKEKLLGIIVRGAVIGALAGEGEVNVNA from the coding sequence GTGCCGATTATTAAAGTAGAAAATCTCTCTAAGGTATTCGGGAAAAACACGAAGGCTGCATTGCAATTAGCAGAAGCCGGTAAGACGAAAGAAGAGATTTTAAAAGAGACAGGAAGCACAGTTGGAGTCAATCGTGCATCATTTGAAGTAGAAGCTGGTGAAATCTTCGTCATTATGGGGCTTTCAGGTAGTGGTAAATCTACATTGGTCCGTCTGATCAACCGCTTGATCGAACCTACAACAGGCGATGTTTATATTGATGGAGAAAACTTGGCGAAGATGGATAAGAAGGAGCTTCGCCGGGTACGCCGACAAAAGCTGAGTATGGTATTCCAGCGGTTCGGATTATTTCCGAACAGAACGATTTTGCAGAACGCAGAATATGGTCTGGAAGTGCAAGGAATGAGCAAACAAGAAAGAAGCGAGAAAGCGAAGACATCCTTGGAGCTTGTGGGTCTGGGAAGCTATCTTGATCAATATCCAGGTCAATTGTCCGGAGGGATGCAGCAGCGTGTGGGGCTGGCACGAGCGTTAGCAAACGATCCAGAAGTGATGCTGATGGACGAAGCTTTTTCAGCCCTGGATCCGCTTATTCGGAAAGATATGCAGGATGAACTATTGGATCTGCAAGAAACAATGAAAAAAACGATACTGTTCATCACGCATGACTTGGACGAGGCGCTTCGTATCGGAGACCGTATTGCATTGATGAAAGATGGAAACATCGTCCAGATCGGAACTCCTGAAGAAATCCTCATGAATCCGGCCAATAGCTATGTCGAGAAGTTCGTCGAAGATGTGGATCGTGCGAAAGTACTTACTGCTCAACAGATCATGAAACGACCAGAAACTGTAAACATAGAAAAACATGGGCCTCGAGTGGCGTTGGAACGTATGCGGGAAGCAGGTCTGTCCAGCATCCTGGTTGTGGATAGCAAACGTGTACTGCAAGGTATCATTACTGCCGATGCAGCGAATGAAGCCAGAAAGAATGACGTGAAAAACCTATCAGAAATTATTCAGCGGGATGTGCCGACAGTAGAGAAGGATACGCCGCTGCATGATCTGTTCGCAGTCATCCATGACTCTCCAGTTCCGTTAGCAGTTACGGAAAAAGAAAAGCTATTAGGAATTATCGTCAGAGGTGCGGTTATCGGTGCACTTGCTGGGGAGGGGGAGGTGAATGTGAATGCTTAA
- a CDS encoding proline/glycine betaine ABC transporter permease, translating into MLNFMENVEALPVADWTTNFVSWLTDTFAFLFDPIKDGLGDLMDLITSGLDAIPPVIFILLVAILAFFMTGKKFGLAVFSIAGLLFIWNQGLWDQLIETFTLVLTSSILCIIIGIPIGILMSKSKIAQTIITPILDFMQTMPAFVYLIPAVAFFSIGVVPGIFASLIFATPPTVRFTNLGIRQVSEELVEAADAFGSTGPQKLFKVELPMAKYTIMAGINQTVMLALSMVVIASMIGAPGLGREVLSSLQRAQVGPGFVAGLSIVVLAIIIDRFTQNIYKDKPK; encoded by the coding sequence ATGCTTAATTTCATGGAAAACGTAGAGGCTTTGCCGGTTGCAGATTGGACAACTAATTTTGTTAGCTGGCTCACTGATACATTCGCTTTCTTGTTCGATCCAATTAAGGATGGACTAGGCGATTTGATGGATCTGATTACATCAGGTCTCGATGCTATCCCTCCTGTCATCTTCATTTTGCTAGTTGCAATATTAGCCTTTTTCATGACAGGTAAGAAATTCGGATTAGCAGTATTCAGTATTGCCGGTTTGTTGTTCATTTGGAATCAAGGATTATGGGATCAGCTAATCGAAACGTTCACACTTGTACTGACCTCCAGTATTTTGTGTATTATCATCGGAATCCCGATTGGTATCTTGATGTCCAAAAGTAAAATCGCACAAACAATCATTACGCCAATTCTTGACTTCATGCAAACAATGCCTGCCTTCGTCTACTTAATTCCGGCAGTTGCCTTCTTTAGTATCGGGGTTGTACCAGGTATTTTTGCATCCCTGATCTTTGCAACACCGCCAACTGTCCGTTTCACGAACCTTGGTATCCGACAAGTTTCTGAGGAGCTGGTAGAAGCGGCAGATGCCTTCGGTTCAACTGGACCGCAGAAGTTATTTAAAGTGGAATTGCCGATGGCGAAATACACTATCATGGCAGGTATCAACCAAACAGTCATGCTGGCACTTTCCATGGTCGTAATCGCATCCATGATCGGTGCACCAGGTCTTGGGCGTGAAGTGCTATCTTCGTTGCAGCGAGCACAGGTTGGTCCTGGTTTTGTAGCAGGACTAAGCATTGTTGTACTGGCAATCATCATTGACCGTTTTACGCAGAACATCTACAAAGATAAACCCAAATAA
- a CDS encoding glycine betaine ABC transporter substrate-binding protein — MKKWKTLGAAAGLALTLVAAGCGNDSSSSDSFSEQVDYTITGIEAGAGVMSATERAIEDYDQLNGWTLQPSSSGAMATTLGEAIKDEEPIIITGWTPHWMFSKYDLKYLEDPKGSFGSEETINTMTRQGFADDVPGANTVLDQFNWSTEDMGEVMLEVSEGTEPAEAARNWVDGHADQVAEWTEGAEEGNGQEVSLTYVEWDSEVASTNVMKVVLDDLGYNAKITPLDNAVMWQSVANGEADAMVAAWLPTTHGDLYEQYKDQVVDLGPNLEGAKTGLVVPSYVDADSIEDLEAK; from the coding sequence ATGAAAAAGTGGAAAACATTAGGTGCAGCAGCAGGACTTGCATTGACATTAGTAGCAGCAGGATGCGGTAATGACAGCTCAAGCTCAGATAGCTTCAGCGAGCAAGTAGATTATACAATTACTGGTATCGAAGCCGGAGCCGGTGTCATGAGTGCAACAGAAAGAGCAATTGAAGATTATGACCAGCTGAATGGCTGGACATTGCAGCCATCCTCCAGTGGTGCAATGGCTACAACTTTAGGTGAGGCTATCAAGGATGAAGAGCCAATCATCATCACTGGCTGGACACCGCATTGGATGTTCAGTAAATATGATCTAAAGTACCTGGAAGATCCGAAGGGTTCATTTGGAAGTGAAGAAACAATCAACACCATGACTCGCCAAGGATTTGCTGACGATGTACCGGGTGCTAACACAGTGCTTGATCAATTCAACTGGTCAACGGAAGATATGGGAGAAGTCATGCTGGAAGTAAGTGAAGGTACAGAACCAGCAGAAGCTGCTCGAAATTGGGTTGATGGACATGCTGATCAAGTAGCTGAGTGGACCGAAGGAGCCGAGGAAGGTAATGGACAAGAAGTCAGCCTTACGTATGTAGAGTGGGATTCTGAAGTTGCTTCTACCAATGTCATGAAAGTTGTACTGGATGATCTAGGATACAATGCAAAAATCACTCCTCTCGATAACGCGGTTATGTGGCAGTCCGTTGCTAATGGAGAAGCTGATGCCATGGTAGCAGCTTGGCTGCCGACGACACACGGTGATTTGTATGAGCAATACAAAGATCAAGTTGTTGATCTTGGACCTAACCTGGAAGGTGCGAAAACTGGCTTAGTTGTACCTAGCTATGTAGATGCGGATTCTATTGAGGATCTTGAAGCGAAATAA
- a CDS encoding YtxH domain-containing protein — MASGKSIALGILVGSTVSAAITLLTAPSSGSELRADAKQRSDEWKVTFNNLKNEGTQLKEQITRTSKEGAAMFKELSAEVKTSIDSWKRTVEPHQKNIQKSLAQIEKSLKELEDKANQKNGNE; from the coding sequence ATGGCAAGTGGCAAATCAATCGCTTTAGGTATACTTGTAGGCAGTACCGTCAGCGCTGCAATTACATTGCTGACAGCACCATCCTCCGGCAGTGAACTGCGCGCAGACGCTAAACAGCGCAGTGACGAATGGAAGGTTACATTCAATAATTTGAAGAATGAAGGTACACAGCTGAAAGAACAGATCACCAGAACGTCCAAAGAAGGCGCTGCTATGTTCAAAGAATTATCAGCTGAAGTGAAGACTTCCATAGACAGCTGGAAACGTACAGTTGAACCACATCAGAAAAACATCCAGAAAAGCTTGGCTCAGATTGAAAAGAGCTTAAAAGAACTGGAAGACAAAGCGAATCAGAAAAACGGCAACGAATAA
- a CDS encoding HIT family protein codes for MHEKDCIFCKIAAGELPSAKVYEDDHVLAFMDIGQVTKGHTLIIPKTHTKNIYETPPEVAQEVFSRVPRIANAIKEAFQPAGLNVLSNTEAAAGQTVFHLHVHLIPRYGKDDGFHATFEQHDNTASEQLGELAEAISSKIQ; via the coding sequence ATGCACGAAAAGGATTGTATCTTCTGTAAAATTGCTGCTGGCGAACTGCCATCTGCGAAAGTTTATGAAGATGACCACGTACTTGCTTTTATGGACATCGGCCAGGTGACAAAGGGACACACCCTCATCATCCCGAAAACACATACGAAGAATATATACGAAACACCGCCCGAAGTGGCACAGGAAGTTTTTTCACGTGTACCGCGGATCGCAAATGCAATTAAAGAAGCATTCCAGCCCGCTGGTTTGAACGTATTGAGCAACACGGAAGCGGCAGCAGGTCAGACTGTTTTTCATCTGCATGTGCATCTAATCCCGAGATACGGCAAAGACGACGGCTTCCACGCTACATTCGAACAGCATGACAATACTGCCAGTGAACAACTTGGTGAATTGGCGGAAGCAATCAGCAGTAAAATCCAATAA
- a CDS encoding ABC transporter ATP-binding protein — translation MQPLLHINSLTGGYTHKNVLHDISFQVDAGEIVGLIGLNGAGKSTTIKHIIGLMQPKGGSIQINGSTFAESPETYRSNFSYIPEMPVLYDELTLYDHLRLTAQAYDLSKEEFDKRLPPLLKEFRLEKKLKMFPVHFSKGMRQKVMIMCSFLVEPDLYIVDEPFVGLDPLGIQSYLQLMNQAKENGAGVLMSTHILATAERYCDRIVILHDGKLRAAGTMEELRNEFDMRNATLDDLYVQLTKEEDSHV, via the coding sequence ATGCAGCCTTTATTACATATTAATTCACTGACAGGTGGGTATACACATAAAAATGTCCTGCACGATATATCGTTCCAAGTTGATGCAGGGGAAATTGTCGGGCTGATCGGCCTAAATGGTGCAGGAAAAAGTACGACGATCAAGCATATCATTGGTCTTATGCAGCCAAAGGGTGGCAGTATCCAGATCAATGGAAGCACGTTTGCTGAATCACCGGAAACTTATCGAAGCAATTTTTCCTATATACCGGAAATGCCGGTACTGTATGATGAATTGACGTTATACGACCATCTTCGTCTTACTGCGCAAGCATATGATCTGTCAAAGGAGGAATTCGATAAGCGGCTTCCGCCTTTATTGAAGGAATTCCGGCTGGAAAAGAAACTGAAGATGTTCCCGGTCCATTTTTCGAAGGGGATGCGTCAGAAAGTGATGATCATGTGTTCTTTCCTTGTCGAACCGGACCTTTACATCGTGGACGAGCCATTCGTCGGACTGGATCCGCTCGGTATTCAGTCCTATCTGCAGCTGATGAATCAAGCGAAGGAAAATGGAGCGGGCGTCCTCATGTCCACGCATATTTTGGCGACAGCCGAACGCTATTGTGATCGCATTGTCATTTTGCATGATGGAAAGCTGCGGGCAGCTGGTACGATGGAAGAGCTGCGAAATGAATTCGATATGCGAAATGCCACACTGGATGATTTGTATGTACAGCTGACGAAAGAAGAAGACAGCCATGTTTAA
- a CDS encoding ABC transporter permease, with amino-acid sequence MFNAETFFKQRLTEHMKEMNRYLRYIFNQHLMIAMLFLISGLAYYYQQWLEGLTPDFPAALLIGTVFGLLASYSPVRTLLKEADMIFMLPLEPKLHRYFKLTIGYSFFTQLYLLILAAAALAPLFFAADLGEGFASYLLVFVVLLVFKLWNLHMNWWMLKIRNVNIRRIEQTLRLVLNVGSFWLFLRGNLIAAAVLTVLFVVLLFVDYTITRKQGGLAWDLLIEKDQARMQAFYRIANQFADVPHLKTKVHKRQSLVNLFTSRVPFEQKHTYDYLFRITFVRGGDYFGLFLRLTILAGVIIYFIPNLWVQMAFALLFLYLTGFQLIGMWKHHRTIAWMDLYPVAGDTRKRALLSLLQQLAIIQAVLLSFVFLLRIDVVGFALALVAGLAFGIGFVRMYVPKRLK; translated from the coding sequence ATGTTTAATGCAGAAACATTTTTCAAACAGCGGCTTACCGAGCACATGAAGGAAATGAATCGCTATTTGCGGTACATATTCAACCAGCATCTTATGATAGCGATGCTGTTCCTGATCTCGGGGCTCGCTTATTATTATCAGCAGTGGCTAGAGGGATTAACTCCGGACTTTCCTGCGGCGCTTTTGATCGGTACTGTATTCGGTCTCCTGGCCAGCTACAGCCCTGTGCGGACTTTATTGAAAGAAGCAGATATGATATTCATGCTTCCGCTTGAGCCAAAGCTGCACCGCTATTTCAAATTAACCATAGGGTATAGCTTCTTTACGCAGCTTTACTTATTAATATTGGCTGCAGCAGCACTGGCGCCATTGTTCTTCGCGGCAGATCTAGGAGAGGGTTTTGCATCCTATCTGCTTGTATTTGTTGTTCTGCTCGTTTTCAAGCTTTGGAACCTTCATATGAATTGGTGGATGCTGAAGATACGGAATGTCAACATCAGAAGAATAGAACAGACACTGCGGCTGGTGCTGAACGTCGGAAGCTTTTGGCTGTTTTTACGAGGCAATCTTATTGCGGCGGCAGTTTTGACGGTTCTATTCGTCGTACTTCTTTTTGTGGACTATACGATCACCCGGAAGCAGGGTGGTCTGGCTTGGGACTTGCTGATCGAAAAAGACCAAGCACGAATGCAGGCGTTCTACCGCATTGCTAACCAATTTGCTGATGTACCGCACTTGAAGACAAAAGTCCATAAGCGGCAATCCCTCGTCAACCTCTTCACTAGTCGAGTTCCGTTCGAACAGAAGCATACTTATGATTATCTGTTCCGGATCACTTTTGTCAGAGGAGGGGACTATTTCGGTCTCTTTCTGCGGCTGACGATTCTTGCTGGCGTCATCATTTACTTCATTCCGAATCTTTGGGTGCAGATGGCGTTCGCTTTATTGTTCCTTTATTTGACCGGTTTCCAGCTTATTGGAATGTGGAAGCATCACCGGACAATCGCTTGGATGGATCTTTATCCGGTAGCGGGTGATACGCGTAAGCGTGCATTGTTATCCCTTCTCCAGCAGCTGGCCATTATACAAGCAGTGCTGCTTAGTTTTGTATTCCTTCTCCGTATCGATGTGGTCGGTTTTGCTTTGGCACTTGTTGCCGGACTTGCCTTCGGTATCGGGTTTGTCCGTATGTATGTACCGAAACGGTTGAAATAG